The Tamandua tetradactyla isolate mTamTet1 chromosome 5, mTamTet1.pri, whole genome shotgun sequence genome window below encodes:
- the PHF1 gene encoding PHD finger protein 1 isoform X2 codes for MAQPPRLSRSGPPQLWDPASPAPTSGPRPRLWEGQDVLARWTDGLLYLGTIKKVDSAREVCLVQFEDDSQFLVLWKDISPAALPGEELLCCVCRSETVVPGNGLVSCEKCRHAYHQDCHVPRAPAPGEGEGTSPWVCRQCVFAIATKRGGALKKGPYARAMLSMKLSLPYGLKGLDWDAGHLSNRQQSYCYCGGPGEWNLKMLQCRSCLQWFHEACTQCLSKPLLYGDRFYEFECCVCRGGPEKVRRLQLRWVDVAHLVLYHLSVCCKKKYFDFDREILPFTSENWDSLLLGELSDTPKGERSSKLLSALNSHKDRFISGREIKKRKCLFGLHARTPPPVEPPIEDGAPTRSLVQGGWEKFSGNLVWGFPSGQGPGGGVVRPLGKRRRPEPETLRRQKGKVEELGPPSAVHNQPEPQEQRERARLQRALQASVSPPPPSPNQSYQGSSGYNFRPTDARCLPSPIRMFASFHPSASTAGTSGDREPPDRSPLELHIGFPKDTPRSAPHSMTASSSSVPAPSPGLPRRSASSSPLCRSLSSGTGGGARGGAGYLSRGDPVRVLARRVRPDGSVQYLVEWGGGGIF; via the exons ATGGCGCAGCCCCCCCGGTTGAGCCGCTCTGGTCCCCCCCAACTTTGGGACCCAGCTTCCCCTGCTCCCACCTCAGGCCCCAGGCCCCGACTTTGGGAAGGTCAGGATGTGCTGGCCAGATGGACTGATGGGCTGCTTTACTTGGGGACCATCAAGAAA GTAGACAGTGCTCGGGAGGTCTGTCTGGTCCAGTTTGAGGATGATTCCCAGTTTCTGGTTTTATGGAAGGACATTAGCCCTG CTGCCCTCCCTGGGGAGGAACTCCTCTGTTGTGTCTGTCGCTCTGAGACTGTGGTCCCTGGGAACGGGCTGGTCAGCTGTGAGAAGTGTCGCCATG CTTATCACCAGGACTGTCATGTTCCAAGGGCCCCAGCCCCTGGAGAGGGAGAGGGCACATCTCCCTGGGTCTGCCGCCAGTGCGTCTTCGCCATCGCCACCAAG AGGGGGGGTGCCCTGAAGAAGGGTCCCTATGCCCGGGCCATGCTGAGCATGAAGCTCTCTCTGCCATATGGACTTAAGGGGCTGGACTGGGACGCTGGACATCTGAGCAACAGGCAGCAGAGCTACTGTTACTGTGGTGGCCCTGGGGA GTGGAACCTGAAAATGTTGCAGTGCCGGAGCTGCCTGCAGTGGTTCCATGAGGCCTGTACCCAGTGTCTGAGCAAGCCCCTCCTCTATGGGGACAG GTTCTATGAGTTTGAATGCTGTGTGTGTCGGGGGGGCCCTGAGAAGGTCAGGAGGCTACAGCTTCGCTG GGTGGATGTGGCCCATCTTGTCCTCTATCACCTTAGTGTATGCtgtaagaagaaatattttgatttcGATCGTGAGATCCTCCCCTTCACCTCTGAGAATTGGGACAGTTTGCTCCTAGGGGAG cTCTCAGACACCCCCAAGGGAGAACGTTCTTCCAAGCTCCTTTCTGCTCTCAACAGCCACAAGGACCG TTTCATTTCAGGGAGGGAGATTAAGAAGAGGAAATGCTTGTTTGGTCTCCATGCTCGGACCCCTCCCCCTGTAGAGCCCCCTATTGAAGATGGAGCCCCCACCAGGTCACTGGTCCAGGGGGGATGGGAGAAGTTCTCAGGGAATTTAGTCTGGGG CTTCCCTTCAGGGCAGGGCCCTGGGGGAGGGGTCGTACGTCCCCTGGGGAAGCGCCGGAGGCCGGAGCCAGAGACCCTAAGGAGGCAGAAGGGGAAAGTGGAGGAGCTGGGGCCACCCTCAGCAGTGCACAACCAACCCGAGCCCCAGGAGCAGAGGGAGCGGGCTCGTCTGCAGAGGGCACTGCAG GCCTCAGTGTCTCCACCACCCCCCAGTCCTAACCAGAGTTACCAGGGCAGCAGCGGCTACAATTTCCGGCCCACAGATGCCCGCTGTCTGCCCAG CCCCATACGGATGTTTGCTTCCTTCCACCCCTCTGCCAGCACTGCAGGGACCTCTGGGGACAGAGAACCCCCAGACAG GTCACCCCTGGAACTTCACATTGGTTTCCCCAAAGACACCCCTAGGAGTGCCCCCCACTCGATGACTGCCTCATCTTCCTCAGTTCCAGCTCCCTCCCCAGGTCTTCCTAGGCGCTCTGCATCCTCTTCTCCTTTGTGCCGTAGTTTGTCTTCTGGGACCGGGGGAGGAGCCCGAGGTGGGGCAGGCTACCTTTCCCGAGGGGATCCAGTCCGGGTCCTTGCTCGGAGAGTACGGCCTGATGGTTCTGTGCAGTACCTGGTTgagtggggaggagggggcaTCTTCTGA
- the PHF1 gene encoding PHD finger protein 1 isoform X1, giving the protein MAQPPRLSRSGPPQLWDPASPAPTSGPRPRLWEGQDVLARWTDGLLYLGTIKKVDSAREVCLVQFEDDSQFLVLWKDISPAALPGEELLCCVCRSETVVPGNGLVSCEKCRHAYHQDCHVPRAPAPGEGEGTSPWVCRQCVFAIATKRGGALKKGPYARAMLSMKLSLPYGLKGLDWDAGHLSNRQQSYCYCGGPGEWNLKMLQCRSCLQWFHEACTQCLSKPLLYGDRFYEFECCVCRGGPEKVRRLQLRWVDVAHLVLYHLSVCCKKKYFDFDREILPFTSENWDSLLLGELSDTPKGERSSKLLSALNSHKDRFISGREIKKRKCLFGLHARTPPPVEPPIEDGAPTRSLVQGGWEKFSGNLVWGFPSGQGPGGGVVRPLGKRRRPEPETLRRQKGKVEELGPPSAVHNQPEPQEQRERARLQRALQASVSPPPPSPNQSYQGSSGYNFRPTDARCLPSSPIRMFASFHPSASTAGTSGDREPPDRSPLELHIGFPKDTPRSAPHSMTASSSSVPAPSPGLPRRSASSSPLCRSLSSGTGGGARGGAGYLSRGDPVRVLARRVRPDGSVQYLVEWGGGGIF; this is encoded by the exons ATGGCGCAGCCCCCCCGGTTGAGCCGCTCTGGTCCCCCCCAACTTTGGGACCCAGCTTCCCCTGCTCCCACCTCAGGCCCCAGGCCCCGACTTTGGGAAGGTCAGGATGTGCTGGCCAGATGGACTGATGGGCTGCTTTACTTGGGGACCATCAAGAAA GTAGACAGTGCTCGGGAGGTCTGTCTGGTCCAGTTTGAGGATGATTCCCAGTTTCTGGTTTTATGGAAGGACATTAGCCCTG CTGCCCTCCCTGGGGAGGAACTCCTCTGTTGTGTCTGTCGCTCTGAGACTGTGGTCCCTGGGAACGGGCTGGTCAGCTGTGAGAAGTGTCGCCATG CTTATCACCAGGACTGTCATGTTCCAAGGGCCCCAGCCCCTGGAGAGGGAGAGGGCACATCTCCCTGGGTCTGCCGCCAGTGCGTCTTCGCCATCGCCACCAAG AGGGGGGGTGCCCTGAAGAAGGGTCCCTATGCCCGGGCCATGCTGAGCATGAAGCTCTCTCTGCCATATGGACTTAAGGGGCTGGACTGGGACGCTGGACATCTGAGCAACAGGCAGCAGAGCTACTGTTACTGTGGTGGCCCTGGGGA GTGGAACCTGAAAATGTTGCAGTGCCGGAGCTGCCTGCAGTGGTTCCATGAGGCCTGTACCCAGTGTCTGAGCAAGCCCCTCCTCTATGGGGACAG GTTCTATGAGTTTGAATGCTGTGTGTGTCGGGGGGGCCCTGAGAAGGTCAGGAGGCTACAGCTTCGCTG GGTGGATGTGGCCCATCTTGTCCTCTATCACCTTAGTGTATGCtgtaagaagaaatattttgatttcGATCGTGAGATCCTCCCCTTCACCTCTGAGAATTGGGACAGTTTGCTCCTAGGGGAG cTCTCAGACACCCCCAAGGGAGAACGTTCTTCCAAGCTCCTTTCTGCTCTCAACAGCCACAAGGACCG TTTCATTTCAGGGAGGGAGATTAAGAAGAGGAAATGCTTGTTTGGTCTCCATGCTCGGACCCCTCCCCCTGTAGAGCCCCCTATTGAAGATGGAGCCCCCACCAGGTCACTGGTCCAGGGGGGATGGGAGAAGTTCTCAGGGAATTTAGTCTGGGG CTTCCCTTCAGGGCAGGGCCCTGGGGGAGGGGTCGTACGTCCCCTGGGGAAGCGCCGGAGGCCGGAGCCAGAGACCCTAAGGAGGCAGAAGGGGAAAGTGGAGGAGCTGGGGCCACCCTCAGCAGTGCACAACCAACCCGAGCCCCAGGAGCAGAGGGAGCGGGCTCGTCTGCAGAGGGCACTGCAG GCCTCAGTGTCTCCACCACCCCCCAGTCCTAACCAGAGTTACCAGGGCAGCAGCGGCTACAATTTCCGGCCCACAGATGCCCGCTGTCTGCCCAG CAGCCCCATACGGATGTTTGCTTCCTTCCACCCCTCTGCCAGCACTGCAGGGACCTCTGGGGACAGAGAACCCCCAGACAG GTCACCCCTGGAACTTCACATTGGTTTCCCCAAAGACACCCCTAGGAGTGCCCCCCACTCGATGACTGCCTCATCTTCCTCAGTTCCAGCTCCCTCCCCAGGTCTTCCTAGGCGCTCTGCATCCTCTTCTCCTTTGTGCCGTAGTTTGTCTTCTGGGACCGGGGGAGGAGCCCGAGGTGGGGCAGGCTACCTTTCCCGAGGGGATCCAGTCCGGGTCCTTGCTCGGAGAGTACGGCCTGATGGTTCTGTGCAGTACCTGGTTgagtggggaggagggggcaTCTTCTGA
- the PHF1 gene encoding PHD finger protein 1 isoform X5 — MAQPPRLSRSGPPQLWDPASPAPTSGPRPRLWEGQDVLARWTDGLLYLGTIKKVDSAREVCLVQFEDDSQFLVLWKDISPAALPGEELLCCVCRSETVVPGNGLVSCEKCRHAYHQDCHVPRAPAPGEGEGTSPWVCRQCVFAIATKRGGALKKGPYARAMLSMKLSLPYGLKGLDWDAGHLSNRQQSYCYCGGPGEWNLKMLQCRSCLQWFHEACTQCLSKPLLYGDRFYEFECCVCRGGPEKVRRLQLRWVDVAHLVLYHLSVCCKKKYFDFDREILPFTSENWDSLLLGELSDTPKGERSSKLLSALNSHKDRFISGREIKKRKCLFGLHARTPPPVEPPIEDGAPTRAGPWGRGRTSPGEAPEAGARDPKEAEGESGGAGATLSSAQPTRAPGAEGAGSSAEGTAVLVSSYRPQCLHHPPVLTRVTRAAAATISGPQMPAVCPAPYGCLLPSTPLPALQGPLGTENPQTGHPWNFTLVSPKTPLGVPPTR; from the exons ATGGCGCAGCCCCCCCGGTTGAGCCGCTCTGGTCCCCCCCAACTTTGGGACCCAGCTTCCCCTGCTCCCACCTCAGGCCCCAGGCCCCGACTTTGGGAAGGTCAGGATGTGCTGGCCAGATGGACTGATGGGCTGCTTTACTTGGGGACCATCAAGAAA GTAGACAGTGCTCGGGAGGTCTGTCTGGTCCAGTTTGAGGATGATTCCCAGTTTCTGGTTTTATGGAAGGACATTAGCCCTG CTGCCCTCCCTGGGGAGGAACTCCTCTGTTGTGTCTGTCGCTCTGAGACTGTGGTCCCTGGGAACGGGCTGGTCAGCTGTGAGAAGTGTCGCCATG CTTATCACCAGGACTGTCATGTTCCAAGGGCCCCAGCCCCTGGAGAGGGAGAGGGCACATCTCCCTGGGTCTGCCGCCAGTGCGTCTTCGCCATCGCCACCAAG AGGGGGGGTGCCCTGAAGAAGGGTCCCTATGCCCGGGCCATGCTGAGCATGAAGCTCTCTCTGCCATATGGACTTAAGGGGCTGGACTGGGACGCTGGACATCTGAGCAACAGGCAGCAGAGCTACTGTTACTGTGGTGGCCCTGGGGA GTGGAACCTGAAAATGTTGCAGTGCCGGAGCTGCCTGCAGTGGTTCCATGAGGCCTGTACCCAGTGTCTGAGCAAGCCCCTCCTCTATGGGGACAG GTTCTATGAGTTTGAATGCTGTGTGTGTCGGGGGGGCCCTGAGAAGGTCAGGAGGCTACAGCTTCGCTG GGTGGATGTGGCCCATCTTGTCCTCTATCACCTTAGTGTATGCtgtaagaagaaatattttgatttcGATCGTGAGATCCTCCCCTTCACCTCTGAGAATTGGGACAGTTTGCTCCTAGGGGAG cTCTCAGACACCCCCAAGGGAGAACGTTCTTCCAAGCTCCTTTCTGCTCTCAACAGCCACAAGGACCG TTTCATTTCAGGGAGGGAGATTAAGAAGAGGAAATGCTTGTTTGGTCTCCATGCTCGGACCCCTCCCCCTGTAGAGCCCCCTATTGAAGATGGAGCCCCCACCAG GGCAGGGCCCTGGGGGAGGGGTCGTACGTCCCCTGGGGAAGCGCCGGAGGCCGGAGCCAGAGACCCTAAGGAGGCAGAAGGGGAAAGTGGAGGAGCTGGGGCCACCCTCAGCAGTGCACAACCAACCCGAGCCCCAGGAGCAGAGGGAGCGGGCTCGTCTGCAGAGGGCACTGCAG TCCTTGTCTCTTCTTATAGGCCTCAGTGTCTCCACCACCCCCCAGTCCTAACCAGAGTTACCAGGGCAGCAGCGGCTACAATTTCCGGCCCACAGATGCCCGCTGTCTGCCCAG CCCCATACGGATGTTTGCTTCCTTCCACCCCTCTGCCAGCACTGCAGGGACCTCTGGGGACAGAGAACCCCCAGACAG GTCACCCCTGGAACTTCACATTGGTTTCCCCAAAGACACCCCTAGGAGTGCCCCCCACTCGATGA
- the PHF1 gene encoding PHD finger protein 1 isoform X4, translated as MAQPPRLSRSGPPQLWDPASPAPTSGPRPRLWEGQDVLARWTDGLLYLGTIKKVDSAREVCLVQFEDDSQFLVLWKDISPAALPGEELLCCVCRSETVVPGNGLVSCEKCRHAYHQDCHVPRAPAPGEGEGTSPWVCRQCVFAIATKRGGALKKGPYARAMLSMKLSLPYGLKGLDWDAGHLSNRQQSYCYCGGPGEWNLKMLQCRSCLQWFHEACTQCLSKPLLYGDRFYEFECCVCRGGPEKVRRLQLRWVDVAHLVLYHLSVCCKKKYFDFDREILPFTSENWDSLLLGELSDTPKGERSSKLLSALNSHKDRFISGREIKKRKCLFGLHARTPPPVEPPIEDGAPTRAGPWGRGRTSPGEAPEAGARDPKEAEGESGGAGATLSSAQPTRAPGAEGAGSSAEGTAVLVSSYRPQCLHHPPVLTRVTRAAAATISGPQMPAVCPAAPYGCLLPSTPLPALQGPLGTENPQTGHPWNFTLVSPKTPLGVPPTR; from the exons ATGGCGCAGCCCCCCCGGTTGAGCCGCTCTGGTCCCCCCCAACTTTGGGACCCAGCTTCCCCTGCTCCCACCTCAGGCCCCAGGCCCCGACTTTGGGAAGGTCAGGATGTGCTGGCCAGATGGACTGATGGGCTGCTTTACTTGGGGACCATCAAGAAA GTAGACAGTGCTCGGGAGGTCTGTCTGGTCCAGTTTGAGGATGATTCCCAGTTTCTGGTTTTATGGAAGGACATTAGCCCTG CTGCCCTCCCTGGGGAGGAACTCCTCTGTTGTGTCTGTCGCTCTGAGACTGTGGTCCCTGGGAACGGGCTGGTCAGCTGTGAGAAGTGTCGCCATG CTTATCACCAGGACTGTCATGTTCCAAGGGCCCCAGCCCCTGGAGAGGGAGAGGGCACATCTCCCTGGGTCTGCCGCCAGTGCGTCTTCGCCATCGCCACCAAG AGGGGGGGTGCCCTGAAGAAGGGTCCCTATGCCCGGGCCATGCTGAGCATGAAGCTCTCTCTGCCATATGGACTTAAGGGGCTGGACTGGGACGCTGGACATCTGAGCAACAGGCAGCAGAGCTACTGTTACTGTGGTGGCCCTGGGGA GTGGAACCTGAAAATGTTGCAGTGCCGGAGCTGCCTGCAGTGGTTCCATGAGGCCTGTACCCAGTGTCTGAGCAAGCCCCTCCTCTATGGGGACAG GTTCTATGAGTTTGAATGCTGTGTGTGTCGGGGGGGCCCTGAGAAGGTCAGGAGGCTACAGCTTCGCTG GGTGGATGTGGCCCATCTTGTCCTCTATCACCTTAGTGTATGCtgtaagaagaaatattttgatttcGATCGTGAGATCCTCCCCTTCACCTCTGAGAATTGGGACAGTTTGCTCCTAGGGGAG cTCTCAGACACCCCCAAGGGAGAACGTTCTTCCAAGCTCCTTTCTGCTCTCAACAGCCACAAGGACCG TTTCATTTCAGGGAGGGAGATTAAGAAGAGGAAATGCTTGTTTGGTCTCCATGCTCGGACCCCTCCCCCTGTAGAGCCCCCTATTGAAGATGGAGCCCCCACCAG GGCAGGGCCCTGGGGGAGGGGTCGTACGTCCCCTGGGGAAGCGCCGGAGGCCGGAGCCAGAGACCCTAAGGAGGCAGAAGGGGAAAGTGGAGGAGCTGGGGCCACCCTCAGCAGTGCACAACCAACCCGAGCCCCAGGAGCAGAGGGAGCGGGCTCGTCTGCAGAGGGCACTGCAG TCCTTGTCTCTTCTTATAGGCCTCAGTGTCTCCACCACCCCCCAGTCCTAACCAGAGTTACCAGGGCAGCAGCGGCTACAATTTCCGGCCCACAGATGCCCGCTGTCTGCCCAG CAGCCCCATACGGATGTTTGCTTCCTTCCACCCCTCTGCCAGCACTGCAGGGACCTCTGGGGACAGAGAACCCCCAGACAG GTCACCCCTGGAACTTCACATTGGTTTCCCCAAAGACACCCCTAGGAGTGCCCCCCACTCGATGA
- the PHF1 gene encoding PHD finger protein 1 isoform X3, with protein MAQPPRLSRSGPPQLWDPASPAPTSGPRPRLWEGQDVLARWTDGLLYLGTIKKVDSAREVCLVQFEDDSQFLVLWKDISPAALPGEELLCCVCRSETVVPGNGLVSCEKCRHAYHQDCHVPRAPAPGEGEGTSPWVCRQCVFAIATKRGGALKKGPYARAMLSMKLSLPYGLKGLDWDAGHLSNRQQSYCYCGGPGEWNLKMLQCRSCLQWFHEACTQCLSKPLLYGDRFYEFECCVCRGGPEKVRRLQLRWVDVAHLVLYHLSVCCKKKYFDFDREILPFTSENWDSLLLGELSDTPKGERSSKLLSALNSHKDRFISGREIKKRKCLFGLHARTPPPVEPPIEDGAPTSFPSGQGPGGGVVRPLGKRRRPEPETLRRQKGKVEELGPPSAVHNQPEPQEQRERARLQRALQASVSPPPPSPNQSYQGSSGYNFRPTDARCLPSSPIRMFASFHPSASTAGTSGDREPPDRSPLELHIGFPKDTPRSAPHSMTASSSSVPAPSPGLPRRSASSSPLCRSLSSGTGGGARGGAGYLSRGDPVRVLARRVRPDGSVQYLVEWGGGGIF; from the exons ATGGCGCAGCCCCCCCGGTTGAGCCGCTCTGGTCCCCCCCAACTTTGGGACCCAGCTTCCCCTGCTCCCACCTCAGGCCCCAGGCCCCGACTTTGGGAAGGTCAGGATGTGCTGGCCAGATGGACTGATGGGCTGCTTTACTTGGGGACCATCAAGAAA GTAGACAGTGCTCGGGAGGTCTGTCTGGTCCAGTTTGAGGATGATTCCCAGTTTCTGGTTTTATGGAAGGACATTAGCCCTG CTGCCCTCCCTGGGGAGGAACTCCTCTGTTGTGTCTGTCGCTCTGAGACTGTGGTCCCTGGGAACGGGCTGGTCAGCTGTGAGAAGTGTCGCCATG CTTATCACCAGGACTGTCATGTTCCAAGGGCCCCAGCCCCTGGAGAGGGAGAGGGCACATCTCCCTGGGTCTGCCGCCAGTGCGTCTTCGCCATCGCCACCAAG AGGGGGGGTGCCCTGAAGAAGGGTCCCTATGCCCGGGCCATGCTGAGCATGAAGCTCTCTCTGCCATATGGACTTAAGGGGCTGGACTGGGACGCTGGACATCTGAGCAACAGGCAGCAGAGCTACTGTTACTGTGGTGGCCCTGGGGA GTGGAACCTGAAAATGTTGCAGTGCCGGAGCTGCCTGCAGTGGTTCCATGAGGCCTGTACCCAGTGTCTGAGCAAGCCCCTCCTCTATGGGGACAG GTTCTATGAGTTTGAATGCTGTGTGTGTCGGGGGGGCCCTGAGAAGGTCAGGAGGCTACAGCTTCGCTG GGTGGATGTGGCCCATCTTGTCCTCTATCACCTTAGTGTATGCtgtaagaagaaatattttgatttcGATCGTGAGATCCTCCCCTTCACCTCTGAGAATTGGGACAGTTTGCTCCTAGGGGAG cTCTCAGACACCCCCAAGGGAGAACGTTCTTCCAAGCTCCTTTCTGCTCTCAACAGCCACAAGGACCG TTTCATTTCAGGGAGGGAGATTAAGAAGAGGAAATGCTTGTTTGGTCTCCATGCTCGGACCCCTCCCCCTGTAGAGCCCCCTATTGAAGATGGAGCCCCCACCAG CTTCCCTTCAGGGCAGGGCCCTGGGGGAGGGGTCGTACGTCCCCTGGGGAAGCGCCGGAGGCCGGAGCCAGAGACCCTAAGGAGGCAGAAGGGGAAAGTGGAGGAGCTGGGGCCACCCTCAGCAGTGCACAACCAACCCGAGCCCCAGGAGCAGAGGGAGCGGGCTCGTCTGCAGAGGGCACTGCAG GCCTCAGTGTCTCCACCACCCCCCAGTCCTAACCAGAGTTACCAGGGCAGCAGCGGCTACAATTTCCGGCCCACAGATGCCCGCTGTCTGCCCAG CAGCCCCATACGGATGTTTGCTTCCTTCCACCCCTCTGCCAGCACTGCAGGGACCTCTGGGGACAGAGAACCCCCAGACAG GTCACCCCTGGAACTTCACATTGGTTTCCCCAAAGACACCCCTAGGAGTGCCCCCCACTCGATGACTGCCTCATCTTCCTCAGTTCCAGCTCCCTCCCCAGGTCTTCCTAGGCGCTCTGCATCCTCTTCTCCTTTGTGCCGTAGTTTGTCTTCTGGGACCGGGGGAGGAGCCCGAGGTGGGGCAGGCTACCTTTCCCGAGGGGATCCAGTCCGGGTCCTTGCTCGGAGAGTACGGCCTGATGGTTCTGTGCAGTACCTGGTTgagtggggaggagggggcaTCTTCTGA
- the PHF1 gene encoding PHD finger protein 1 isoform X6 encodes MAQPPRLSRSGPPQLWDPASPAPTSGPRPRLWEGQDVLARWTDGLLYLGTIKKVDSAREVCLVQFEDDSQFLVLWKDISPAALPGEELLCCVCRSETVVPGNGLVSCEKCRHAYHQDCHVPRAPAPGEGEGTSPWVCRQCVFAIATKRGGALKKGPYARAMLSMKLSLPYGLKGLDWDAGHLSNRQQSYCYCGGPGEWNLKMLQCRSCLQWFHEACTQCLSKPLLYGDRFYEFECCVCRGGPEKVRRLQLRWVDVAHLVLYHLSVCCKKKYFDFDREILPFTSENWDSLLLGELSDTPKGERSSKLLSALNSHKDRFISGREIKKRKCLFGLHARTPPPVEPPIEDGAPTRPQCLHHPPVLTRVTRAAAATISGPQMPAVCPAAPYGCLLPSTPLPALQGPLGTENPQTGHPWNFTLVSPKTPLGVPPTR; translated from the exons ATGGCGCAGCCCCCCCGGTTGAGCCGCTCTGGTCCCCCCCAACTTTGGGACCCAGCTTCCCCTGCTCCCACCTCAGGCCCCAGGCCCCGACTTTGGGAAGGTCAGGATGTGCTGGCCAGATGGACTGATGGGCTGCTTTACTTGGGGACCATCAAGAAA GTAGACAGTGCTCGGGAGGTCTGTCTGGTCCAGTTTGAGGATGATTCCCAGTTTCTGGTTTTATGGAAGGACATTAGCCCTG CTGCCCTCCCTGGGGAGGAACTCCTCTGTTGTGTCTGTCGCTCTGAGACTGTGGTCCCTGGGAACGGGCTGGTCAGCTGTGAGAAGTGTCGCCATG CTTATCACCAGGACTGTCATGTTCCAAGGGCCCCAGCCCCTGGAGAGGGAGAGGGCACATCTCCCTGGGTCTGCCGCCAGTGCGTCTTCGCCATCGCCACCAAG AGGGGGGGTGCCCTGAAGAAGGGTCCCTATGCCCGGGCCATGCTGAGCATGAAGCTCTCTCTGCCATATGGACTTAAGGGGCTGGACTGGGACGCTGGACATCTGAGCAACAGGCAGCAGAGCTACTGTTACTGTGGTGGCCCTGGGGA GTGGAACCTGAAAATGTTGCAGTGCCGGAGCTGCCTGCAGTGGTTCCATGAGGCCTGTACCCAGTGTCTGAGCAAGCCCCTCCTCTATGGGGACAG GTTCTATGAGTTTGAATGCTGTGTGTGTCGGGGGGGCCCTGAGAAGGTCAGGAGGCTACAGCTTCGCTG GGTGGATGTGGCCCATCTTGTCCTCTATCACCTTAGTGTATGCtgtaagaagaaatattttgatttcGATCGTGAGATCCTCCCCTTCACCTCTGAGAATTGGGACAGTTTGCTCCTAGGGGAG cTCTCAGACACCCCCAAGGGAGAACGTTCTTCCAAGCTCCTTTCTGCTCTCAACAGCCACAAGGACCG TTTCATTTCAGGGAGGGAGATTAAGAAGAGGAAATGCTTGTTTGGTCTCCATGCTCGGACCCCTCCCCCTGTAGAGCCCCCTATTGAAGATGGAGCCCCCACCAG GCCTCAGTGTCTCCACCACCCCCCAGTCCTAACCAGAGTTACCAGGGCAGCAGCGGCTACAATTTCCGGCCCACAGATGCCCGCTGTCTGCCCAG CAGCCCCATACGGATGTTTGCTTCCTTCCACCCCTCTGCCAGCACTGCAGGGACCTCTGGGGACAGAGAACCCCCAGACAG GTCACCCCTGGAACTTCACATTGGTTTCCCCAAAGACACCCCTAGGAGTGCCCCCCACTCGATGA
- the CUTA gene encoding protein CutA isoform X1, giving the protein MPVLFPVAARLLLLPRALLSMASGSPPSQSPAASGSVYVPGSVSAAFVTCPNEKVAKEIARAVVEKRLAACVNLIPQITSIYEWKGKIEEDSEVLMMIKTQSSLVPALTDFVRSVHPYEVAEVIALPVEQGNSPYLHWVRQVTESVSDSSTVLP; this is encoded by the exons ATGCCGGTGCTGTTCCCTGTGGCTGCCCGCCTTCTGTTGCTACCCCGAGCCCTGTTGTCCATGGCCTCTGGAAGCCCCCCATCCCAGTCCCCGGCGGCCTCGGGCTCCGTCTACGTCCCTGGCTCGGTCTCTGCAGCCTTTGTCACGTGCCCCAACGAGAAGGTCGCCAAAGAGATCGCCAG GGCTGTGGTGGAGAAGCGCCTAGCAGCCTGCGTCAACCTCATCCCCCAGATTACATCCAT CTATGAGTGGAAAGGAAAGATTGAGGAGGACAGTGAGGTGCTGATG ATGATTAAAACCCAAAGTTCCTTGGTCCCAGCTTTGACAGACTTTGTCCG CTCTGTGCATCCTTATGAAGTGGCTGAAGTGATTGCATTACCTGTGGAGCAGGGGAACTCCCCTTACCTGCACTGGGTACGCCAGGTCACAGAGTCAGTTTCTGATTCTAGCACAGTCTTACCATGA
- the CUTA gene encoding protein CutA isoform X2, protein MRPGRASAILLGGGATLFLSLLWMPVLFPVAARLLLLPRALLSMASGSPPSQSPAASGSVYVPGSVSAAFVTCPNEKVAKEIARAVVEKRLAACVNLIPQITSIYEWKGKIEEDSEVLMMIKTQSSLVPALTDFVRSVHPYEVAEVIALPVEQGNSPYLHWVRQVTESVSDSSTVLP, encoded by the exons ATGAGGCCGGGGCGGGCTTCAGCAATCCTGCTCGGCGGAGGG GCCACTCTGTTCCTGTCTCTTCTTTGGATGCCGGTGCTGTTCCCTGTGGCTGCCCGCCTTCTGTTGCTACCCCGAGCCCTGTTGTCCATGGCCTCTGGAAGCCCCCCATCCCAGTCCCCGGCGGCCTCGGGCTCCGTCTACGTCCCTGGCTCGGTCTCTGCAGCCTTTGTCACGTGCCCCAACGAGAAGGTCGCCAAAGAGATCGCCAG GGCTGTGGTGGAGAAGCGCCTAGCAGCCTGCGTCAACCTCATCCCCCAGATTACATCCAT CTATGAGTGGAAAGGAAAGATTGAGGAGGACAGTGAGGTGCTGATG ATGATTAAAACCCAAAGTTCCTTGGTCCCAGCTTTGACAGACTTTGTCCG CTCTGTGCATCCTTATGAAGTGGCTGAAGTGATTGCATTACCTGTGGAGCAGGGGAACTCCCCTTACCTGCACTGGGTACGCCAGGTCACAGAGTCAGTTTCTGATTCTAGCACAGTCTTACCATGA